One Nicotiana tomentosiformis chromosome 4, ASM39032v3, whole genome shotgun sequence genomic window carries:
- the LOC138910454 gene encoding uncharacterized protein has protein sequence MVYFDVILGMDWLSPYHALLDCHPKAVTLAMPELSRLEWKGTLSQSISKVISYVKARHRVEKGRLAYLAYIRDPSAGIPSLDSVPVVREFQDVFPADLSGMPPERDIEFCIDLALGTQPISIPPYRMAPPELKILKEQLQDLLDQGFIRPSVSFCGE, from the coding sequence atggtatattttgatgtcatcttgggtatggattggctgtcaccttatcatgctctATTGGATTGTCACCCCAAagcggtgaccttagccatgccggagTTATCTCgactagagtggaaagggactcttaGCCAATCTATCAGCaaagttatctcttatgtgaaagctcggCATAGGGTGGAGAAAGGgcgtctagcttatttggcttatattcgcgatcccagcgcAGGAATTCCTTCTTTGGATTCAGTTCCAGTTGTCCGTGAATTTcaagatgtatttcctgcagatctgtcggggatgccacccgaaagAGATATTgaattctgtattgatttagctctgggcactcagcccatttctattcctccatatcgtatggccccgccggagttgaaaatattgaaggagcagttacaagacttgctggatcagggattcattagacctagcgtctcGTTCTGTGGTGAGTAA